Sequence from the Streptomyces peucetius genome:
GACTGCGGCTGTTCGGGCATGGCGGGCACCTTTCCCGTGTCGGTCCGCCTGCTGCGGCGAGGCGCGGTCGCGCCGCATGTTCACGGTAGCCAGCGGGTGCTTGCACCGCACGACGGCCGTCTCCCGGCCGGTGGCCGCTCCCCGGGCCCGGACGCCCCCGCAGGCCGTCCCACCCAGGCGGCACGAGCCGTGCGCCGCGGTGCTACGCCAGGGACAGGAAGAGCTTCTCCAGCCGGGCCCGCATCTGCTCGCGGTCGCCGCTCCCGGCCGTGTCCGAGTCGGTGAGGCAGTGCTGCAGACCGGTGGCGATGATGGCGAAACCGGCCTTGTCCAAGGCGCGCGACGCCGCCGCGAGCTGGGTCACCACCTCCTCGCAGTCCCGCCCCTCCTCGATCATCCTGACGACTCCCGCGATCTGCCCCTGCGCCCTGCGCAGCCGGTTGACCACGGTCGTCAGCTCTTCGGCCGCCATCGCCAGTTCCACGGGACCACTCCTTATGCCGCCATACCCCCACCGGTATTCTACGGAAGGGATGTCACCCCGCACGAAGAACGGCGCACGAGAACCCGGCGTGCGACGGCCGACCCGCAGGGACCGGCAAGCGGCGTGCGACGACCGGCGACGACGACCGGAAGCCGGCCCCGACAGACCCCGACAGGAAACGGAGCGCCCCACGTGACCACTCCCACCGGCCTCGCCCCCGCCCAGGCACGCGCCCGGCTGCACGAGCTGACCGTCATCGACGTACGCACCCCCGGGGAGTACGCCTCCGGTCATCTGCCCGGCGCCCACAACGTCCCGCTGGACCACCTCCGCACGGCGCTGCCCGCGCTGAGGACCGCAGCCGGCCGGGGCGACCTCCTCGTG
This genomic interval carries:
- a CDS encoding metal-sensitive transcriptional regulator — protein: MELAMAAEELTTVVNRLRRAQGQIAGVVRMIEEGRDCEEVVTQLAAASRALDKAGFAIIATGLQHCLTDSDTAGSGDREQMRARLEKLFLSLA